From Fusobacterium varium:
ATATTTTTTTACTAATCATGTCAATAATTATTTAGTTATTTTTTACTTGTCTTACAACATCCACTACAGAACCATCTCTATATTGTACTACAGCAACTACTTTATCCTCAAATTCTATTGCTTCTTCTTTTCCTGTCATAGCCTCTGCTATTTCCTTTAGTTCTTCTATTGTTTTTATTGGAAGATTAGAATTTTTAAATTTCTCTATCAAGTCTTTTCTTAATGGATTTATTGCTATTCCTCTTTCTGTTACCAGTACATCTACTGTTTCTCCAGGAGTTGTTACTGTAGTTATTCTATCTTTCACTACTGATATTCTTGCATTTACAAGTTGTGATACTATTATACATAATTTTGATCCAGCAGCTGTGTCACTGTGTCCTCCAGATCCTCCCATAATAACACCATCTGATCCTGTAGTTACATTTACATTGAAATTTGTATCCATTTCTGTTGCACCTAGTATAACTATATCAAGCATATTTACTACTGAACCTTTGTTATTTGCATTTGCATACATTGTTGCTGACATTTTTATATGATTTGGATTCTCTTTTGCTGATTTGATTGCATTAAGATCAAAACATTGTACATCAAATAAAGCTTTAAAAAGTCCATCTTTATACATATCTACTATATATCCTGTTATTCCTCCAGCAGCAAAGCTACCTACTATATTTTTTGATTTCATAAGATTTCTAACTTCTGCTGCAACAGCAAGTGATATTCCTCCTGCACCTGTCTGAAAACTCATTCCATCTTTTAAATATCCTGATTGTTCTATAAATTTAGCTGTAAGATCAGCAACTTTTAATCCAATTGGATTTTTAGTAATCTGAGTAGTTCCAGATACTATTCCCTTAGGATCTCCAATAGCATCTACTACTAATACATAATCTATTAAAGTCTGATTGATTTCTATTGTTGTATTTGGATAAGGAACTAAATTATCAGTAATTGCTACTACTAATTTAGCATTTTCAACATCTGAATGAGCATATCCTAAAGCTCCACATGCTGATTTTCCATCTACTCCATTAATATTTCCATATTCATCTGATGTTGGAGCTGCAACAAAAGCTATATCTACTTCAACTTCTCCTGTTTCCATTATTCTTGCTCTTCCACCATGTGTATGCATAACAGCTGGTTTCTGCATTTTCCCTTGTGATATTGCTTGAGCTACTGGTCCTGACATATATCCAGCATATATTTGTGTCACTATTCCTTTTTCTATCATTTCTACTAAAGGTTTATGACATGGGAATATAGAACTTGCAACTATTGTTACATCTTTGTATCCTCTTTTTGCTATTTCTGCCATTACTAAGTTTAATACATAATCTCCATTTCTTAAATGATGGTGAAAAGACACTACCATTCCATCTTTTAATGGAAGTTTATCCATTAATTCTACAAAATCAGTATGAAGTTTTTTATCATTAGGAGTTACAGCTTTAAAACTATAATTCTTTTTTACTACTCCTGTTGTATTTGCTAAATATCCATTATAATGATTGATTTTTCCGTATCCTTCTATAAAATCAGGAACTTCTCTTCCTAAAATATTTTTCATCTATAAACACCTCACATATTATTGATTAATCTATCAGACCAATAAGTCTTGCAACATCCAATGTATGAATAGCTCTATTTATAATTGGAAGGTCAACCATTTTTCCATCTAATGAGAATACTCCAAGACCTTCTTTAGCAGCTTCATCTTTAGCAGCTATTACTCTTAAAGCATGATTGATTTCAGCTTGTGATGGACAATAAGCTGCATGAATTGTATCTATTTGTCTTGGGTTTATAGCAAGTTTTCCTGTAAATCCTAACATTTTTGCTTTTAATGAATCAGCCATCAATCCTTCATAATCATTTGTATCTGTAAATGGTGTATCAATTGCATCTACTTTACAAGCTTTGCATGCATTTACTACTTTAGTTCTTGCATAAAATAATTCATCTGATGATTTAGTTCTTTTTACTCCTAAATCAACTGCAAGGTCTTCTCCTCCTAATAGAACTGAAATCACTCTTGGACTTGATTTTATAGTTTCATAAACTGTTTCTACTCCATAAGTAGTTTCTACTAATGGATGTATTTTTATACTTCCAGCTTCAAATCCCATTTCTTTTTCTATTTCATTCAGTTTTTTATCTAATACAGCTATATCTTCAGGACATGCTTTTGGAAGAAGTATAGCATCTGGTTTCAATCTTGCTATTACATCTATATCTTTTTCTGCATATG
This genomic window contains:
- a CDS encoding citrate lyase subunit alpha, translating into MKNILGREVPDFIEGYGKINHYNGYLANTTGVVKKNYSFKAVTPNDKKLHTDFVELMDKLPLKDGMVVSFHHHLRNGDYVLNLVMAEIAKRGYKDVTIVASSIFPCHKPLVEMIEKGIVTQIYAGYMSGPVAQAISQGKMQKPAVMHTHGGRARIMETGEVEVDIAFVAAPTSDEYGNINGVDGKSACGALGYAHSDVENAKLVVAITDNLVPYPNTTIEINQTLIDYVLVVDAIGDPKGIVSGTTQITKNPIGLKVADLTAKFIEQSGYLKDGMSFQTGAGGISLAVAAEVRNLMKSKNIVGSFAAGGITGYIVDMYKDGLFKALFDVQCFDLNAIKSAKENPNHIKMSATMYANANNKGSVVNMLDIVILGATEMDTNFNVNVTTGSDGVIMGGSGGHSDTAAGSKLCIIVSQLVNARISVVKDRITTVTTPGETVDVLVTERGIAINPLRKDLIEKFKNSNLPIKTIEELKEIAEAMTGKEEAIEFEDKVVAVVQYRDGSVVDVVRQVKNN
- a CDS encoding citrate lyase subunit beta codes for the protein MELRRTMLFMPGNNPGMLQTAAVFGSDAVIFDLEDAVALTEKDAARYLISEALRTNKYDGVEVVVRVNPLSTPYAEKDIDVIARLKPDAILLPKACPEDIAVLDKKLNEIEKEMGFEAGSIKIHPLVETTYGVETVYETIKSSPRVISVLLGGEDLAVDLGVKRTKSSDELFYARTKVVNACKACKVDAIDTPFTDTNDYEGLMADSLKAKMLGFTGKLAINPRQIDTIHAAYCPSQAEINHALRVIAAKDEAAKEGLGVFSLDGKMVDLPIINRAIHTLDVARLIGLID